In a single window of the Danio aesculapii chromosome 20, fDanAes4.1, whole genome shotgun sequence genome:
- the LOC130247355 gene encoding cholesterol 24-hydroxylase-like, translating to MISEWILYIIFYLLSAVFTAFLAYCLYIHHLHQKYDHIPGPPRDNFLFGHSQSLTKAMYSDDSLIHDLFLQWAEKYGPVYRIYSLHYVAIVVHCPEATKTIMMSPKYTKDPFVYRRLFNLFGKRFLGYGLITAVDHDIWYRQRRIMDPAFSSSYLRSLISTFDEMSERLMDKLEEMANNKTPAVMHDLVNCVTLDVICKVAFGVDLNFLTQTDSPFQNAVELCLNGMTLDLRDPLFRLFPKNWKLIQQIKDATVLLRKTGEKWIQNRKTAVKNGEDVPKDILTQILKSAEEENVNNTDDLEQMLDNFVTFFIAGQETTANQLSFAIMALGRNPEIYKRAKAEVDEVLGTKREISNEDLGKFTYLSQVLKETLRLYPTAPGTNRWLHEDMVINGIKIPGGCSVMFSSYVSQRLEKFFKDPLKFDPERFDVNAPKPFYCYFPFALGPRTCLGQVFSQMEAKVVLAKLLQRFEFSLVPGQSFDIKDTGTLRPKSGVICNIKQCS from the exons ATGATCTCCGAATGGATCTTATATATCATTTTTTACCTGCTCTCTGCTGTTTTTACTGCATTTCTTGCGTATTGTCTGTACATTCATCATCTTCAccagaaatatgatcatataccTGGACCTCCAAGAGACAA TTTTCTTTTTGGACATTCACAATCTCTTACTAAAGCGATGTATTCCGACGACAGCCTTATACATGACTTATTTCTTCAATG GGCAGAGAAATATGGCCCTGTTTACAGGATTTACAGTTTGCATTATGTCGCAATAGTGGTTCACTGCCCAGAAGCTACGAag ACAATCATGATGTCACCCAAGTATACCAAAGATCCATTTGTCTACAGACGCCTCTTTAACTTGTTTGGAAAAAG GTTCTTGGGATATGGGCTCATTACAGCTGTGGACCATGACATCTGGTACAGGCAGCGTCGCATCATGGATCCAGCCTTCAGCAGCTC ATACTTACGAAGCTTGATAAGCACATTTGATGAGATGTCAGAACGCCTGATGGACAAGCTGGAGGAAATGGCCAACAACAAAACACCTGCCGTCATGCACGACCTGGTCAACTGTGTTACACTTGATGTCATTTGCAAG GTGGCATTTGGTGTTGATTTGAATTTCCTGACTCAAACAGACAGTCCCTTCCAGAATGCAGTAGAGTTGTGTTTAAATGGCATGACCTTGGATCTCAGGGACCCATTATTTAGG CTTTTTCCCAAAAATTGGAAGCTTATACAGCAAATTAAAGATGCAACTGTTCTCTTGCGGAAAACGGGagagaaatggatacaaaacAGGAAGACAGCAGTGAAAAATGGAGAGGATGTCCCCAAAGACATTCTCACACAAATCCTCAAATCGGCAG AGGAGGAAAATGTTAATAACACAGATGATCTTGAGCAGATGTTGGACAATTTTGTGACTTTCTTCATTGCTG GCCAAgagacaacagccaatcagctctCATTTGCAATCATGGCATTAGGGAGAAATCCGGAGATATATAAACG AGCTAAAGCAGAGGTGGATGAAGTCCTTGGGACCAAAAGAGAAATTTCAAATGAAGACCTTGGAAAATTTACTTACTTGTCTCAG GTGTTAAAGGAAACCCTGCGTCTGTACCCCACTGCACCAGGAACCAATCGCTGGCTTCATGAAGACATGGTCATAAACGGCATTAAAATCCCTGGAGGCTGTTCTGTTATG TTCAGTTCTTATGTCTCCCAAAGACTGGAAAAGTTTTTCAAAGATCCGTTAAAGTTTGATCCAGAGAGGTTTGATGTGAATGCACCAAA GCCTTTTTACTGCTACTTCCCGTTTGCACTTGGTCCACGAACCTGTCTAGGGCAGGTCTTCTCACAG ATGGAGGCAAAGGTTGTGCTTGCCAAACTGCTCCAGAGATTTGAGTTCAGTCTGGTCCCTGGACAGTCTTTCGATATTAAAGACACCGGAACTCTACGGCCCAAGAGTGGAGTAATCTGCAACATTAAGCAGTGCTCATAG